The following nucleotide sequence is from Apium graveolens cultivar Ventura chromosome 4, ASM990537v1, whole genome shotgun sequence.
TTTGGCTGCCAACGACTAAGGCATAGACCAGTTTCTCGACCTGTGGGTATCTTGTTTTTGTGTCTCGTAATGAGTGGCTAATGTAGTACACCAGGATTTCTTTTCCTTCGTCATGTCAAACCAAGACCGCTACGATGGTCTCATCGGAAGCTGAGAGGTACAAATGCAATGGTTCTCTAGGTATGGGTCGAGTGAGGATGGGTGGATTTGTTAAGAATGTTTTTAACTCAGAGAAACTTTTCTCACAGTCATCGTTCCACTCAAAATGCGAGGATTTGGAGGCTTTCTTTATTGCAAAGAAGAATGGGATGCATCTTTTGAACGACTGGGGAATAGATCTTCGGAGGTGGCAATACAGCCTATCAGTTTTTGTAAATCTTTGATGGATCTTGGTCTCTCCATTTCCAAAATTGCTTTTATCTGAGACGGTTCTGCTTCGATACTTCTTTGGGTAACTAAAAATCCGAGGAATTTAACCGCGGTGAGTCTAAAGGAACATTTGGTTGGATTTAATCGTATGTTATTTCTCGCATTCCTAAATATCTCACAAAGGTTAAAAACATGGTCATATGAGACTTTTGATTTTGTGATCATGTCATCGACGTAGATTAGCATATTTCTCCTGATCTATGAGGCGAATATCTTATCCATCATTTGCTGGAATGTAGCTCCCGCGTTAATTAAACCAAAAGTCATTACTCGATACCCGAAGACTCCTCTATGCGTGATGAATGCAGTTTGTTGCCAGTCTTTGGAGTCCATCTTAATTTGATTGTAACCCAAAAAATACATCCATGAATGATAGAAGTTCATTACCCGCTATCGCATCAATGAGCTGGTGGATGTTCGGGAGAGGATAAAATCCTCGGGACAAGCCCGATTCACATCCGAGTAATCTTTACACATCATCCACTTTCCGTTATTCTTCTTGACCAAGCCCACATTCGAGATCCATGTGGGGAATTGTACCGGTTTGATGAACCCGGCCTCGAGTAACCTTTCTATTTCTTGGTCGATGGCCGCTCTTTTTTCGGCGGAGAATGGTCTATGTTTATGCCACACTGGTACGATATTCTTCCTGATGTTGAATGAATATCGAGCGCCAATCTCCGAGATCCCAGGCATGTCTTTGGGGTCCAAATCGAAGATGTCAGAGAACTCTTTGATGATATTCGTGATATCTTGTTTAAAAAGATCGAGGAGATTTTTCCAATTTTTGTAGTTCTTTCAGGTTTCCCTCAAATACTTCGAATTCTTCGGTTTCTTCGATTGGAGAGCATGAATTGCTCATGGGTGTGTCAACTAGTTCTCTAGGGTCGACATCAAGGACTTGGTTAACCTCTAGTTCGTCATCCCTCTTATTCGTGACACTGTGATGAGATAGCATTGCCTCGCTGTTGCCTGATCGCTAGTCATCTCTCTAATCCCAAAGTCTGTAGGGAATTCCATTTTGAGGTGAAAAATGGAGGTAATTGCCCGTAGGGCGGCGATCATGGTTCTACTCAAAATGGCGTTGAAGCTAAAGGAGGCGCTGATTACATGAAACTTCACCATTTTCCAAATTTGGCGTGGAGGTGAGCCGAAAAGAACCGGCATGTCGACAATTTCCTACCACGTGGACCTCGTTACCAGTAAAACCATATAACGGGATGCGAGAATTTTCAAACCTTCGATCACCGAGATCCATTCTTGCAAAAGTATGGTGATATAGAATGTCGATAGAACTTCCATTGTCAACAAGAATTTTCTTGACGGTTTTATTACCTACCCTTGTGGTGATGATTAGGGCATCTTGGTGACCCTCGAGGAGGCCAGGACGGTAGTCATCCTCGGAAAGGAAAATAACTGGGGAAGGATTCGTCCATAGATGCTTAACGGCCGACGGGTTAATGTTGAACATTTCTCTTGCATAATTGTTGCGGGAGTTATTGGAGAGGCCTCCTGCCGCTACGCCACCAAAAATGACATTGATGACACGATCGTCATCATTTCTATGATCCTGTCGATGTACATCATTGTGCTTGACATAATGGACGAGTTGTCCTCGACAAATCTTATTTTCAATGAGGTTTCTCAACTGGAAATATTGTTCTGTTGTATGGCATGTGTCCTCATGATACTCATAATACCCGAAACTTGGAGGTCGGCCAGGTTTCATTGGCCTTGGAAGTCGGTAATCCGGTTCGATAATCTGAAACGCGGCTTGAAGAGTTATTGGTCTTTTTTCAGATATTTCTTCTAAAAGGAGGCCATGTCTCGATTTGTCATTGCCTGATGTGAGGAAATTTACTTCCATTTGTTCTATGAGGTCAGAAATTTTGGTAATCTCCTCTCGAAAGCGAGTGAGGAAGCTTCAGAGACTTTCATTGGATCTTTGATGCATTTTCATAAGGGAAGTGGTAACCTTGATGCCCTCATAATTACTTGAGAAACGAGCATGAAATTTTGATTTAAAGTTGTCCAGGATTCAATAGAATGCGGGGGTTAGTTGTTGCACCATCAGAGTGCAGTTCCCTCTAGACAAGTGGAAAAGAATTGACATCGAGCAATTTTTGAGTGATCAAAGAAGGCCATCTGACCATCAAAGGTGTTTAGGAATGCCAAGTAATTAGATGACCCGTCAATGTGGTCGAGGGCTGGAGTTTCCAATGTTCTGTCGATACGTGCTTTCTCAAGAACTAGCGATAGGGGGCTTTCACTGACAGTCTCAAACCCCGATTGATTGCGCATTAGATTACACATATGTGTTATTTCCTCTTGCATTTTTATGAATTCTTCATGAGAAATGGATTCTATGGTCTCAGTCCTTTGGGAGACGTCGGCAGATGACACTGTGTGTTGTCGACGTTCGCAGGGTTGAGAGTACGTCGACTCTGCTGATGGTTTATACTCAAATTCGGCGCATCGTCCTCGTTACATTCCTAATCTCCTGGACCTTGGTTTTTCATCATAGTTTGCTGGAATTCTCGGCGCAACCGATGAATTTCGCACTGCCGCTCAAGTTTGGCTTGGAGAAGTCGAGTCTCGCGCTCCAGAAGCTCGAGTTCCTCATTAGAGTAAGATAAATCCTCTGGCTCTTCAGTTTTTGTGCTTTTAACCGCTCAATCTTTTCAAGGTGAAGCCGCATGTCGCTGGAGAGCACTTGTTTACCTTTTGATGTCTGAATTTGTAATCGTCGGTCTGATTTAAACTTTCGTTTCTTGGCTTACAGTCTGCGTTGGTTGGATCTAGTAGCTGATCGTGAGAGGCTCCTTCCGGCGGAGGAAACAGGAACTTCGGCTGTAACGGCGGTTGTTTGGGCGGCGCTTGGTCACTGTGGCCTTTAAGAACGGTGGAAATTTCTGTCACCCGCTCCTTAACCAGA
It contains:
- the LOC141719007 gene encoding uncharacterized protein LOC141719007; this translates as MEVNFLTSGNDKSRHGLLLEEISEKRPITLQAAFQIIEPDYRLPRPMKPGRPPSFGYYEYHEDTCHTTEQYFQLRNLIENKICRGQLVHYVKHNDVHRQDHRNDDDRVINVIFGGVAAGGLSNNSRNNYAREMFNINPSAVKHLWTNPSPVIFLSEDDYRPGLLEGHQDALIITTRVGNKTVKKILVDNGSSIDILYHHTFARMDLGDRRFENSRIPLYGFTGNEVHVVGNCRHAGSFRLTSTPNLENGEVSCNQRLL